The Coffea arabica cultivar ET-39 chromosome 9e, Coffea Arabica ET-39 HiFi, whole genome shotgun sequence genome has a window encoding:
- the LOC113729530 gene encoding uncharacterized protein has translation MSSQQLVETHKENAQIYTDPSLCKVKSKELLEKINLPRGLLPLDDVVEVGYNESTGFVWLKQKKQKQHRFSAISRNVSYDTNITAFIEDRRMKRLTSFKSKELFIWVTISEISIQDPSSQKITFATPTGISRSFPVSAFEEEEEDKN, from the coding sequence ATGTCATCCCAACAACTAGTTGAAACACACAAGGAAAACGCCCAGATATACACCGACCCATCTCTCTGCAAGGTAAAATCAAAGGAACTTCTAGAGAAAATCAATCTTCCGAGGGGACTACTCCCCTTAGACGACGTCGTTGAGGTTGGCTACAATGAATCAACCGGGTTTGTTTGGCTGAAGCAGAAGAAACAGAAGCAGCACAGATTCAGTGCGATAAGCCGCAACGTAAGTTACGACACGAACATCACGGCTTTTATTGAGGACCGTCGGATGAAACGGTTGACAAGCTTCAAGAGTAAGGAGCTTTTCATCTGGGTAACAATTTCTGAGATTTCTATTCAGGACCCCAGTTCGCAAAAAATTACTTTTGCTACCCCAACTGGGATTTCCAGAAGCTTTCCGGTTTCTGCATTtgaggaggaagaagaggacAAGAATTAA
- the LOC140014632 gene encoding uncharacterized protein yields MMNDDDDDEEPRIRPRQRNQARPTAVFKGIKINIPEFKGRSDPEAFLEWLSKIKMVFSCQNYTEVQKVQLATMEFTEYAVVWWDQIKKSRRRNGLPELIPWPELPAMMRTRFVLGHYTRDLYHRLQTLVQGNRSVDEYHKEMEILMLRADVQEDPEATMARFLSGLRPDIAERVELQHYMELHELVDKAIKVEQRLKRRGTT; encoded by the coding sequence ATGATGaacgatgatgatgatgacgagGAACCTCGCATTCGACCACGGCAAAGGAACCAGGCTAGACCTACCGCTGTGTTCAAGGGAATCAAAATAAACATCCCTGAATTCAAAGGACGGTCCGACCCCGAGGCCTTTCTCGAATGGTTATCCAAGATCAAAATGGTCTTTTCTTGCCAAAACTACACCGAGGTACAAAAGGTGCAATTGGCAACCATGGAATTCACTGAGTACGCTgtggtttggtgggaccaaatcAAGAAGTCTAGAAGGAGAAATGGGCTACCCGAGCTCATTCCATGGCCCGAGCTTCCCGCCATGATGCGCACCCGATTTGTTCTTGGGCACTATACTAGGGATTTGTACCACCGATTACAAACCCTAGTCCAAGGCAACCGGAGTGTGGATGAGTACCATAAGGAGATGGAGATCCTGATGCTCAGAGCGGATGTACAAGAGGATCCCGAGGCCACCATGGCTAGATTCCTGAGCGGGTTACGACCCGATATTGCTGAACGAGTGGAACTTCAACACTATATGGAGTTGCATGAGCTTGTAGACAAGGCTATTAAGGTCGAGCAAAGGCTCAAAAGGAGGGGTACCACTTGA